In Phaeobacter porticola, one DNA window encodes the following:
- the queA gene encoding tRNA preQ1(34) S-adenosylmethionine ribosyltransferase-isomerase QueA, with protein sequence MKLSDFDFDLPDDRIATRPAVPRSSARLLVAEGDHISDARVANLGQWLRPGDRLVLNDTKVIPARLSGLRHRDTVQGPMAAKVEVTLLDPGADGSWAALLKPLKKVKLGEEIIFSDALSATLERIEDGQGHLKFNLSGTDFDAALAEAGAMPLPPYIAAKRPADEQDKTDYQTVWARNSGAVAAPTASLHFDDALLAELQAKGVEISYVTLHVGAGTFLPVKVEDVTTHRMHAEWGRVSTETAAEIAATKAAGWRVIPVGTTALRLIESAAQSGAIQPWEGDTDIFIYPGFTFHVADALMTNFHLPKSTLLMLVSALMGQDRIRAIYDHALAEEYRFFSYGDASLLIPPTAEMSQT encoded by the coding sequence ATGAAACTCAGTGATTTTGACTTCGATCTTCCCGATGACCGCATTGCCACCCGTCCGGCAGTACCGCGCAGTTCCGCGCGGCTGCTGGTGGCGGAGGGCGACCATATCAGCGATGCGCGTGTTGCCAATCTGGGCCAGTGGCTGCGGCCCGGCGACCGGCTGGTGCTGAATGACACCAAGGTGATCCCCGCGCGTCTCAGCGGGTTGCGTCACCGTGATACCGTGCAGGGGCCGATGGCCGCCAAGGTGGAGGTGACGCTGCTGGATCCGGGTGCCGATGGCAGCTGGGCGGCGCTCTTGAAACCGCTGAAGAAGGTCAAGCTGGGCGAAGAGATCATTTTCTCTGATGCGCTCAGCGCGACACTGGAGCGGATTGAAGACGGGCAGGGCCATCTGAAATTCAATCTGAGTGGTACCGATTTTGATGCCGCTTTGGCGGAGGCCGGCGCGATGCCGCTGCCGCCCTATATTGCGGCCAAACGACCTGCGGATGAGCAGGACAAAACCGATTATCAGACCGTCTGGGCGCGCAATTCCGGCGCGGTGGCGGCCCCCACGGCGTCCTTGCATTTTGACGATGCACTGTTGGCGGAGTTGCAGGCCAAGGGTGTCGAGATCAGCTACGTCACCCTGCATGTGGGCGCAGGCACCTTCCTGCCGGTAAAGGTTGAGGATGTGACCACCCACCGGATGCATGCCGAATGGGGCCGCGTCAGCACTGAGACGGCAGCGGAGATTGCCGCGACCAAGGCGGCAGGCTGGCGGGTGATCCCGGTTGGCACCACGGCATTGCGTCTGATCGAAAGTGCGGCACAATCAGGTGCGATCCAGCCCTGGGAGGGGGATACGGATATTTTTATCTATCCCGGTTTCACCTTCCATGTGGCGGATGCGCTGATGACCAATTTCCACCTGCCGAAATCGACGCTGCTGATGCTGGTCTCGGCGCTGATGGGTCAGGACCGGATTCGGGCGATCTATGATCATGCGCTGGCCGAGGAATACCGGTTCTTTTCCTACGGCGATGCGTCGCTTTTGATCCCGCCTACGGCGGAGATGTCGCAGACCTGA
- a CDS encoding MFS transporter, with amino-acid sequence MRFGRSWRIPCATRDCNEGSPMNTSDISQPQTRWGVVMIIWAAGLGAAAQYGKISVIFDQLEALYPGAGSTLSLTVTMVGVLGILLGVVAGGFVASFGYRRSLVWALWIGAAMSALQALHLPYGLFLATRLIEGLSHLGIVVAAPTLIPQICSPRHRGTALSIWSTFFGVSFALLVWFGLPLVAGFGLLSLFGAHALVMAVLALVLGWVLKTVQVPPRLPLAKMADLPGLHLEIYRSAAKVAPAAGWLFYTTCFVALLTVLPPHLDRAVRVGVISAMPLVSIATSMTLGVWLLRRMAAVRVVQAGFLLAAGGALWLLLMPGLPLACMALAVAFGLVQGASFASVPQLNAEAAEQAQSNGAMSQAGNMGNAIGTPLMVAAVAVGGYHGMMMLALVLFLGGFAVHAMLARRRGQTAAI; translated from the coding sequence ATGCGCTTCGGCCGGTCCTGGCGGATTCCATGCGCAACGCGCGATTGCAATGAGGGCAGCCCCATGAACACATCCGATATCAGCCAGCCGCAGACCCGTTGGGGTGTGGTGATGATCATCTGGGCCGCCGGTCTGGGGGCCGCGGCCCAATATGGCAAGATCAGCGTTATCTTCGACCAGCTGGAGGCATTGTACCCCGGTGCCGGATCGACGCTCAGCCTGACGGTGACCATGGTCGGGGTGCTGGGCATTCTGTTGGGCGTGGTTGCGGGCGGGTTTGTCGCCTCGTTCGGCTATCGTCGCAGCCTTGTGTGGGCGCTGTGGATCGGGGCGGCGATGTCGGCGCTTCAGGCGCTGCATCTGCCCTATGGTCTGTTTCTGGCAACACGGCTGATCGAAGGCCTGTCGCATTTGGGGATCGTTGTGGCGGCGCCGACCCTGATCCCGCAGATCTGTAGCCCGCGCCACCGTGGCACGGCGCTGTCGATCTGGAGCACGTTCTTTGGTGTCTCCTTTGCGCTGCTGGTGTGGTTTGGCCTGCCGCTGGTCGCGGGGTTTGGCCTGTTGTCGCTGTTTGGCGCCCATGCGCTGGTGATGGCAGTGTTGGCATTGGTGCTGGGGTGGGTGTTGAAAACCGTGCAGGTGCCGCCTCGTTTGCCGCTGGCCAAGATGGCGGATCTGCCGGGCCTGCATCTGGAGATCTACCGCTCTGCGGCGAAAGTGGCCCCGGCAGCGGGCTGGCTGTTCTATACCACCTGTTTTGTCGCCTTGCTGACGGTGCTGCCGCCGCATCTGGACCGAGCGGTGCGGGTGGGCGTGATCAGTGCCATGCCACTGGTCAGCATTGCCACCTCGATGACGCTGGGCGTCTGGCTGCTGCGCCGGATGGCGGCGGTGCGTGTGGTACAGGCAGGGTTTCTGCTGGCTGCTGGTGGCGCGCTCTGGCTGTTGCTGATGCCCGGTCTGCCGCTGGCCTGCATGGCGCTGGCGGTGGCCTTTGGTCTGGTGCAGGGGGCCAGCTTTGCCTCGGTGCCGCAGCTGAACGCCGAGGCGGCAGAACAGGCGCAATCCAATGGCGCTATGAGCCAGGCCGGTAATATGGGCAATGCCATCGGCACGCCGTTGATGGTGGCCGCCGTTGCTGTTGGCGGATACCATGGAATGATGATGTTGGCGCTGGTGTTGTTCCTCGGCGGCTTTGCCGTGCATGCGATGCTGGCACGGCGGCGCGGGCAAACCGCAGCAATCTGA
- a CDS encoding MFS transporter produces MWQVLSSAWALLLGMGMLMIGNGLQGTLLGVRGDIEGFSTLQMSFVMSAYFVGFLGGSRLAPEMIRRVGHVRVFAALASFISAVMILYPAVTNPLAWMLLRVLIGFCFSGVYVTAESWLNNASDNANRGKALSLYMIVQMIGIVSAQALLLVGDPSGYETFVIASVVVSVSFAPILLSISPTPAFDRTKPMSLRQLMDASPLGCVGMFLLGGVFSAQFGMSAVYAASAGLSLTQISIFVATFYVGAVVMQYPLGWMSDRMDRRILILFGAAVAGAAAIGAMILGTDFNFLLIAAFLIGGMTNPLYSLLIAHTNDYLDYDDMPAASGGLVFINGLGAVAGPLITGWLMGDSVFGAPGFFLFMAVLLLMLAVYAGYRTTQRPAIPNDETGIMSPMAPTGSPVVVEFAQEYAIETDIEEQEAAAEAS; encoded by the coding sequence ATGTGGCAGGTGCTGTCGAGCGCATGGGCGCTGCTGTTGGGCATGGGAATGCTGATGATCGGCAACGGTCTGCAGGGCACTCTCTTGGGTGTGCGAGGGGATATCGAAGGGTTCTCTACGTTACAGATGTCCTTTGTTATGTCGGCCTATTTCGTGGGCTTTTTGGGCGGGTCCCGACTGGCGCCGGAGATGATCCGACGGGTCGGTCATGTGCGGGTCTTTGCGGCGCTGGCGTCGTTTATCTCGGCGGTGATGATCCTGTACCCGGCGGTCACCAACCCACTGGCCTGGATGCTTCTGCGTGTGCTGATCGGTTTCTGTTTCTCCGGCGTGTATGTCACAGCTGAAAGCTGGCTCAACAATGCCTCTGACAATGCCAACCGGGGCAAGGCGCTGTCGCTGTATATGATTGTGCAGATGATCGGTATCGTCAGCGCCCAGGCATTGCTGCTGGTGGGGGATCCGTCAGGCTATGAGACCTTCGTGATTGCTTCAGTTGTGGTCTCGGTGTCCTTCGCGCCCATTTTGCTGTCGATTTCACCGACGCCCGCCTTTGACCGGACCAAACCGATGTCACTGCGCCAGCTGATGGATGCCTCGCCCTTGGGCTGTGTCGGTATGTTTCTGCTGGGCGGAGTGTTCTCGGCCCAATTCGGGATGAGTGCGGTTTACGCGGCTTCGGCGGGTCTCAGCCTGACGCAGATCTCGATCTTTGTCGCGACGTTCTACGTGGGGGCCGTAGTGATGCAATATCCGCTGGGCTGGATGTCGGACCGGATGGACCGCCGGATCCTGATCCTGTTTGGTGCGGCTGTGGCTGGCGCGGCGGCAATTGGCGCGATGATCCTGGGGACGGATTTCAACTTTCTTCTGATCGCCGCCTTCCTGATTGGAGGCATGACGAACCCGCTTTATTCGCTGTTGATCGCACATACCAATGACTACCTCGACTATGACGACATGCCGGCGGCCTCGGGTGGGTTGGTGTTCATCAATGGTCTGGGCGCAGTGGCAGGCCCGCTGATCACCGGTTGGCTGATGGGCGACAGTGTCTTTGGCGCGCCGGGCTTCTTTCTGTTTATGGCGGTGCTGTTGTTGATGCTGGCGGTCTATGCCGGTTACCGGACGACTCAGCGTCCAGCTATTCCCAATGATGAAACCGGGATCATGTCACCAATGGCCCCAACCGGGTCACCTGTCGTGGTTGAATTTGCGCAGGAGTATGCAATCGAAACGGACATTGAGGAGCAGGAAGCCGCCGCCGAAGCGAGTTGA
- a CDS encoding DUF924 family protein — protein sequence MTGPEEILDFWLESTGEKGWYMQDEALDEDIRRRFEATWEAACEGKCDHWRSGPRGVLAFIILTDQFPRNMYRGQAQAFSSDTLALAAAKCAISKSWDMKIDEPQRQFFYLPLMHSENLCDQERCVRLMLERMPKNGASNLLHARAHREVIRQFGRFPYRNEALSRSSTAPEMDYVMAGGYGSTMRSLQAAG from the coding sequence ATGACAGGTCCTGAGGAGATCCTAGACTTTTGGCTCGAGAGCACGGGTGAAAAGGGGTGGTATATGCAGGACGAGGCGCTGGATGAGGACATCCGGCGCCGGTTCGAAGCGACGTGGGAGGCGGCTTGCGAAGGCAAATGTGATCACTGGCGCAGCGGGCCGCGGGGGGTTCTGGCCTTTATCATTCTGACAGACCAGTTTCCGCGCAATATGTATCGCGGACAGGCGCAGGCCTTTTCGTCGGATACATTGGCACTGGCGGCGGCAAAATGTGCGATCAGCAAGTCTTGGGACATGAAAATTGATGAGCCGCAACGGCAGTTTTTCTATCTGCCGCTGATGCATTCAGAAAACCTCTGTGATCAGGAACGCTGTGTGCGGCTGATGCTAGAGCGGATGCCCAAGAACGGCGCCTCCAACCTGTTGCACGCGCGGGCCCACCGCGAGGTGATCCGCCAGTTTGGTCGTTTCCCCTATCGCAATGAGGCGCTGTCGCGCAGCAGTACGGCGCCGGAAATGGATTACGTCATGGCAGGCGGCTATGGCAGCACCATGCGCAGTTTGCAGGCCGCAGGCTGA
- the uvrA gene encoding excinuclease ABC subunit UvrA translates to MAELKSIEVRGAREHNLKNIDVDIPRDQLVVITGLSGSGKSSLAFDTIYAEGQRRYVESLSAYARQFLDMMEKPDVDHISGLSPAISIEQKTTSKNPRSTVGTVTEIYDYLRLLFARAGTPYSPATGMPIEAQQVQDMVDRIMTLEEGTRGFLLAPIVRDRKGEYRKEFLELRKQGFQRVKVDGEFYELDEPPILDKKFRHDIDVVVDRLVVREGVETRLADSLRTALDLADGIAILETAPRAAEGEEAPEPERITFSENFACPVSGFTIPEIEPRLFSFNAPFGACPECDGLGVELFFDERLVVPDQNLKIYDGALAPWRKGKSPYFLQTIEAIAKHYQFDKNTKWKDLPNKVQQVFLRGSGDEEIKFRYDEGGRVYEVERVFEGVIPNMERRYRETDSNWIREEFERYQNNRSCGVCEGYRLREEALAVKIGPTGGRPDQLLHVGQVVQMSIREALAWIEDVPNQLSPQKQEIARAIVKEIRERLGFLNNVGLEYLTLSRNAGTLSGGESQRIRLASQIGSGLTGVLYVLDEPSIGLHQRDNDRLLETLKNLRDQGNTVIVVEHDEDAIREADYVFDIGPGAGVHGGQVVSHGTPEMVAADEGSITGQYLSGTREIAVPSVRRKGNGKSVKVVKATGNNLKNVTAEFPLGKFLCVSGVSGGGKSTLTIETLFKTASMRLNGARQTPAPCETIKGLEHLDKVIDIDQRPIGRTPRSNPATYTGAFTPIREWFAGLPESKTRGYKPGRFSFNVKGGRCEACQGDGVIKIEMHFLPDVYVECETCKGARYNRETLEIQFKGKSIADVLDMTVEDAQQFFQAVPTIRDKMDALMRVGLGYIKVGQQATTLSGGEAQRVKLSKELAKRSTGRTLYILDEPTTGLHFEDVRKLLEVLHELVEQGNSVVVIEHNLDVIKTADWIIDIGPEGGDGGGEIVAAGTPEDVAAAKGSHTGHYLKEILEARSLAAE, encoded by the coding sequence ATGGCTGAGTTGAAATCAATCGAAGTGCGCGGTGCGCGCGAGCACAACCTGAAAAACATCGACGTGGATATCCCGCGCGATCAGCTGGTGGTGATCACCGGATTGTCCGGCTCTGGCAAGTCCAGCCTCGCGTTTGATACCATCTATGCCGAGGGTCAGCGCCGCTATGTCGAGAGCCTGTCGGCCTATGCGCGCCAGTTTCTCGATATGATGGAAAAGCCGGATGTGGATCATATCAGCGGCCTCTCGCCTGCGATCTCCATCGAGCAAAAGACGACATCGAAGAACCCGCGCTCGACCGTCGGCACGGTGACCGAGATCTACGACTACCTGCGTCTGTTGTTTGCCCGTGCGGGCACGCCCTATTCGCCTGCCACCGGAATGCCAATTGAGGCGCAGCAGGTGCAGGATATGGTCGACCGCATCATGACGCTGGAGGAGGGGACCCGTGGCTTTCTGCTGGCCCCCATCGTGCGGGACCGCAAGGGCGAGTACCGCAAGGAATTCCTGGAGCTGCGCAAGCAGGGGTTCCAGCGTGTGAAGGTCGATGGCGAGTTCTACGAGCTGGATGAGCCACCAATATTGGACAAGAAGTTCCGCCATGACATCGACGTCGTTGTTGACCGTCTGGTGGTGCGCGAGGGGGTAGAGACCCGGCTGGCCGACAGCCTGCGGACCGCGCTGGATCTGGCCGATGGGATTGCCATTTTGGAAACCGCCCCGCGTGCTGCCGAGGGTGAAGAGGCGCCTGAGCCGGAGCGGATCACCTTTTCCGAGAATTTTGCCTGCCCGGTCAGCGGTTTCACCATTCCCGAGATCGAACCGAGACTGTTTTCCTTTAACGCGCCGTTTGGGGCCTGCCCGGAATGTGACGGTCTGGGGGTTGAGCTGTTCTTTGACGAGCGTCTGGTGGTGCCCGACCAGAACCTGAAGATTTATGACGGGGCGCTGGCCCCCTGGCGCAAGGGCAAATCGCCCTATTTCCTGCAGACCATCGAAGCGATTGCGAAACATTATCAGTTCGACAAGAACACCAAATGGAAAGACTTGCCGAACAAGGTGCAGCAGGTGTTCCTGCGCGGGTCTGGCGACGAGGAAATCAAATTCCGCTATGATGAGGGTGGCCGCGTCTATGAAGTTGAGCGCGTGTTCGAAGGGGTGATCCCCAATATGGAACGGCGCTACCGGGAGACGGATTCCAACTGGATCCGCGAAGAATTCGAACGGTATCAGAACAACCGGTCCTGTGGCGTCTGCGAAGGCTATCGTCTGCGCGAAGAGGCGCTGGCGGTCAAAATCGGTCCTACTGGCGGCCGCCCGGATCAACTGCTGCATGTGGGGCAGGTGGTGCAGATGTCGATCCGCGAGGCGCTGGCCTGGATTGAGGATGTGCCCAATCAGCTGTCGCCGCAGAAGCAGGAAATCGCCCGCGCCATCGTGAAGGAAATTCGCGAACGGCTTGGGTTTCTGAACAATGTCGGTCTGGAATACCTGACCCTCAGCCGCAATGCCGGCACTCTGTCCGGTGGGGAGAGCCAGCGGATCCGTCTGGCATCGCAGATCGGCTCTGGCCTGACCGGCGTTCTTTATGTGTTGGACGAACCGTCCATCGGTCTGCACCAACGCGACAATGATCGCTTGCTGGAGACGCTGAAAAACCTGCGGGATCAGGGCAATACGGTGATCGTGGTCGAACATGACGAGGACGCGATCCGCGAGGCGGATTATGTCTTTGACATCGGGCCGGGTGCAGGTGTGCATGGCGGGCAGGTGGTTAGCCACGGCACGCCAGAGATGGTGGCCGCTGATGAAGGCTCAATCACCGGGCAGTATCTGTCCGGCACACGCGAGATTGCGGTCCCATCTGTGCGCCGCAAAGGCAATGGGAAATCGGTGAAGGTGGTCAAGGCCACTGGCAACAACCTCAAGAACGTCACGGCGGAGTTCCCGCTGGGCAAGTTTCTGTGTGTGTCAGGCGTGTCGGGCGGCGGCAAGTCCACGTTGACCATTGAAACCCTGTTCAAAACCGCGTCCATGCGCCTCAACGGTGCGCGCCAGACGCCGGCCCCCTGTGAAACCATCAAGGGGTTGGAGCATCTGGATAAGGTGATCGACATTGACCAGCGGCCCATTGGCCGGACACCGCGGTCAAATCCGGCGACCTATACCGGGGCCTTTACCCCGATCCGCGAGTGGTTTGCCGGGCTGCCGGAATCCAAAACCCGTGGTTACAAACCGGGGCGGTTTTCCTTCAACGTGAAAGGCGGGCGCTGCGAGGCCTGTCAGGGCGACGGTGTTATCAAAATCGAGATGCATTTCCTGCCGGATGTCTATGTGGAATGTGAGACATGTAAGGGCGCACGTTACAACCGCGAGACGCTGGAAATCCAGTTCAAGGGCAAGTCGATTGCTGATGTGCTGGATATGACGGTTGAAGACGCGCAGCAGTTTTTCCAGGCGGTGCCAACAATCCGCGACAAGATGGATGCGTTGATGCGGGTGGGGCTTGGCTATATCAAGGTCGGCCAGCAGGCGACCACCCTGTCGGGGGGCGAGGCGCAGCGGGTCAAGCTGTCCAAAGAGCTTGCGAAACGCTCCACCGGGCGGACGCTCTATATTCTGGATGAACCGACGACCGGTCTGCATTTCGAGGACGTGCGTAAGCTTTTGGAAGTGCTGCATGAATTGGTCGAGCAGGGCAACTCTGTTGTGGTGATCGAGCATAATCTGGATGTAATTAAAACTGCCGACTGGATTATTGATATTGGCCCGGAAGGTGGTGACGGCGGCGGTGAGATCGTGGCCGCAGGCACGCCAGAGGATGTGGCAGCAGCAAAGGGCAGCCATACCGGTCATTATCTTAAGGAAATTCTGGAAGCGCGATCCCTGGCTGCGGAATAA
- the lpdA gene encoding dihydrolipoyl dehydrogenase, translating into MAAETYDVIVIGAGPGGYVAAIRAAQLGLKTCIVEREHMGGICLNWGCIPTKALLRSSEVFHLMERAKDFGLKADNIGYDLDAVVKRSRGVAKQLSSGIGHLMKKNKIAVVMGEATLPTKGKVSVKTEKGTQELAAKNIVLATGARARELPGLEADGDLVWTYKHALDPVRMPKKLLVIGSGAIGIEFASFYNTLGADTTVVEVMDRVLPVEDAEISAFAKKAFVKQGMKIMEKAMVKQLDRGKGKVTAHIEVGGKVEKQEFDTVISAVGIVGNVEGLGLDGLGVKVDRTHVVTDEYCRTGVDGLYAIGDIAGAPWLAHKASHEGVMVAELIAGKHAHAVKPESIAGCTYCQPQVASVGYTEAKAKELGYDIKVGRFPFIGNGKAIALGEAEGMVKTIFDAKTGELLGAHMVGAEVTEMIQGYVVGRQLETTEEDLMNTVFPHPTLSEMMHESVLDAFDRVIHM; encoded by the coding sequence ATGGCCGCAGAAACCTATGACGTGATCGTAATCGGCGCAGGGCCGGGGGGCTATGTGGCCGCCATTCGTGCTGCTCAGCTTGGGCTGAAGACCTGCATTGTCGAGCGCGAGCATATGGGTGGCATCTGTCTGAACTGGGGCTGCATCCCAACCAAGGCGCTGCTGCGGTCGTCGGAAGTGTTTCACCTGATGGAGCGGGCGAAGGATTTCGGGCTGAAAGCCGACAACATCGGCTATGATCTGGACGCGGTGGTCAAACGCTCACGCGGGGTCGCCAAACAGCTCAGCTCCGGCATCGGCCATCTGATGAAGAAGAACAAGATTGCCGTGGTCATGGGCGAGGCGACGCTCCCGACCAAGGGCAAGGTGTCTGTGAAAACTGAAAAGGGCACGCAGGAGCTGGCGGCGAAGAACATCGTGCTGGCCACCGGCGCACGGGCGCGGGAACTGCCCGGACTTGAGGCGGACGGTGATCTGGTCTGGACCTACAAACACGCGCTGGATCCGGTACGGATGCCGAAAAAGCTGCTGGTCATCGGGTCCGGCGCCATCGGCATCGAATTTGCCAGCTTCTACAACACGTTGGGCGCCGATACGACTGTTGTCGAAGTGATGGACCGGGTGCTGCCGGTGGAAGACGCTGAGATTTCGGCCTTTGCCAAGAAGGCCTTTGTCAAACAGGGCATGAAGATCATGGAGAAAGCCATGGTCAAGCAGCTGGATCGTGGCAAGGGCAAGGTCACCGCCCATATTGAGGTCGGCGGCAAGGTCGAGAAACAGGAATTCGACACCGTGATTTCTGCTGTCGGCATCGTCGGCAATGTCGAAGGCTTGGGCCTGGACGGTCTGGGCGTCAAGGTCGACCGCACTCATGTTGTGACGGATGAATATTGCCGTACCGGCGTCGATGGGCTTTATGCGATTGGCGATATCGCTGGTGCGCCCTGGCTGGCGCATAAGGCGTCGCACGAGGGCGTCATGGTGGCAGAGCTGATTGCAGGCAAACACGCGCATGCCGTAAAGCCCGAGAGCATTGCGGGCTGCACCTATTGCCAGCCGCAGGTCGCCTCCGTCGGCTACACCGAGGCGAAGGCCAAGGAACTGGGCTATGACATCAAGGTCGGCCGCTTCCCCTTCATCGGCAACGGCAAGGCGATTGCGCTGGGAGAGGCCGAGGGCATGGTGAAGACCATCTTTGACGCCAAGACCGGCGAATTGCTGGGTGCGCATATGGTGGGTGCGGAAGTGACCGAGATGATTCAGGGCTATGTGGTGGGTCGCCAGCTGGAGACCACCGAGGAGGATCTGATGAATACGGTTTTCCCGCATCCGACGCTCAGCGAGATGATGCATGAGAGCGTACTGGATGCCTTTGACCGGGTGATCCATATGTAA